The Flammeovirgaceae bacterium genome contains a region encoding:
- the prmA gene encoding 50S ribosomal protein L11 methyltransferase — translation MYYTRLQVVCSPEFSEILMAEVAEAGFDTFMETERGFEAYVEKNQYTKDKLQEVKEKYSGITPVVFYLDRVEKKNWNEEWEKSYEPILVENKCLIRASFHQPEKTYPYEIIITPKMSFGTGHHQTTYLMIKSQLEMDHTNKVVMDAGTGTGVLAILASKLGASRVEAIDIDEWSILNSKENADLNGCPNISIRQGKLSDLTFEGDFDIILANINKNILLEELHQYVAYLKPGGRLLLSGFYEKDIPDLLTEALRYALQHVQTDVRDNWASLLLAR, via the coding sequence ATGTACTACACCCGCCTGCAGGTTGTTTGTTCACCTGAGTTTTCAGAAATACTCATGGCCGAAGTGGCCGAAGCAGGCTTTGATACCTTTATGGAAACCGAAAGGGGATTTGAGGCATACGTAGAAAAAAATCAATATACGAAGGACAAGCTTCAGGAAGTTAAAGAAAAGTATTCAGGTATAACACCGGTTGTCTTTTACCTGGACCGCGTTGAAAAGAAAAACTGGAATGAAGAATGGGAAAAGAGCTATGAACCTATTCTTGTTGAAAACAAGTGCCTCATTCGGGCCTCGTTTCATCAACCGGAAAAGACATATCCATACGAGATCATTATCACCCCCAAAATGTCGTTTGGTACAGGGCATCATCAGACTACCTACCTGATGATCAAATCTCAGCTTGAAATGGATCATACAAACAAAGTTGTTATGGATGCCGGCACCGGAACGGGTGTATTGGCCATCCTGGCATCGAAACTCGGAGCAAGCCGGGTAGAGGCAATTGATATTGACGAGTGGAGCATTCTGAACAGTAAAGAAAATGCAGATTTAAATGGTTGTCCGAACATTTCCATTCGCCAGGGTAAGCTGAGTGATCTAACCTTCGAAGGTGATTTTGACATCATCCTTGCCAACATCAACAAGAACATCCTGTTAGAAGAACTGCATCAGTATGTGGCTTACCTTAAGCCGGGCGGCCGGTTGCTGCTCAGCGGCTTTTATGAAAAAGATATTCCCGATTTACTCACGGAAGCGCTTCGTTATGCGTTACAGCATGTACAAACCGATGTGCGCGATAACTGGGCAAGTTTGTTGCTGGCCCGGTAA
- a CDS encoding triose-phosphate isomerase produces the protein MRQKIVAGNWKMNKTYQEAGQLATEVLAAFQQPGAELPRVIFCPPFPYLAEVVNLTKHDARFSVGAQNCSEHQWGAYTGEVSAPMLKSMGIKYVILGHSERRQYFGEEGAVLAQKVDAALANNLTPIFCCGEPLIVREDNKQNDLVKSQIEEGLFHLPAEGIKKIIIAYEPVWAIGTGKTATAQQAQEMHAVIRKHIAGRYGKETAESISILYGGSVNAANAKELFASTDVDGGLVGGASLKPSEFVDIIRAGSN, from the coding sequence ATGCGACAAAAAATTGTAGCCGGAAACTGGAAGATGAACAAAACCTACCAAGAGGCCGGTCAACTGGCTACTGAGGTATTAGCGGCCTTTCAACAGCCGGGCGCGGAGTTACCCCGCGTAATTTTTTGCCCTCCGTTTCCGTATCTGGCCGAGGTTGTCAACCTGACAAAGCATGATGCCCGGTTTTCGGTGGGCGCGCAAAATTGCAGCGAGCATCAATGGGGTGCCTACACTGGCGAAGTTTCTGCTCCTATGTTGAAATCTATGGGCATTAAATATGTTATACTGGGGCATAGCGAGCGCAGGCAATATTTTGGCGAAGAAGGCGCGGTACTGGCACAGAAAGTTGATGCCGCCCTGGCCAACAACCTCACCCCGATTTTTTGTTGTGGCGAACCGTTGATTGTACGCGAAGACAACAAACAAAACGATTTGGTAAAATCGCAGATTGAAGAAGGATTGTTTCACCTGCCTGCTGAAGGAATAAAAAAAATTATAATCGCCTATGAGCCTGTATGGGCCATTGGTACCGGCAAAACCGCCACCGCACAACAAGCCCAGGAAATGCATGCCGTTATCCGCAAACACATTGCAGGCCGCTATGGAAAGGAAACAGCCGAAAGTATTTCTATTTTATATGGAGGAAGCGTGAATGCCGCAAATGCCAAAGAACTGTTCGCCAGCACAGATGTAGATGGCGGACTGGTTGGCGGGGCCTCGCTTAAGCCCAGCGAGTTTGTTGACATCATCAGAGCAGGGTCCAACTGA
- a CDS encoding gliding motility lipoprotein GldB, which produces MQKVSWYLVVVAALLVFGCGSDEEKCAFIPAPEKQVSVQFLSLSDSLPAITSKTELVNILTRYPVLRDYFFHRSDYPNDSVFINELYRRFTNPYLDTLLLEVRRVFGDEQELKKELNQAYTNLLYYYPEAKVPKVITAISGLDTDMVVTDSLIIIGLDFYLGKGARYRPNMYEYLLQQYTPQNIVPSVMLLNGISAQYNATDPSDKTVLADMIAYGKSFYFAKHMLPCVPDSIFIWYSQEEMKGARANHDLIWLRLIEDQVLYETSHLVKQRYLGDRPKTLEVGDKCPGRIGQWVGWEIVNSYMKAHPETTLQQLMQLSNADKLFKESKYKPVKK; this is translated from the coding sequence ATGCAAAAAGTATCGTGGTATTTGGTTGTGGTTGCAGCGCTTCTGGTATTCGGTTGCGGTAGTGATGAAGAGAAATGTGCCTTCATCCCGGCCCCTGAAAAGCAGGTATCGGTTCAATTTTTGTCGCTTTCCGATTCACTGCCGGCCATCACCTCAAAAACAGAACTGGTGAATATATTAACCCGCTACCCGGTATTGCGCGATTATTTTTTTCACAGAAGTGATTATCCGAATGATTCGGTGTTTATCAATGAACTGTACCGCAGGTTTACCAATCCCTATCTTGATACACTGTTGCTTGAAGTAAGGCGAGTGTTTGGTGATGAACAGGAACTTAAAAAAGAATTAAATCAAGCCTACACCAACCTGCTTTACTATTACCCCGAAGCAAAAGTTCCTAAGGTGATAACAGCCATCAGCGGCCTGGATACCGATATGGTGGTAACCGATTCGCTGATCATAATTGGGCTGGATTTTTATCTGGGTAAGGGCGCCCGCTACCGGCCCAACATGTACGAATACCTTTTACAGCAATACACCCCACAAAACATTGTACCCTCGGTGATGCTGCTCAATGGGATAAGCGCTCAATACAATGCTACGGATCCATCTGATAAAACCGTTTTAGCCGACATGATTGCCTATGGCAAGTCGTTTTATTTTGCCAAACACATGTTGCCTTGCGTTCCGGACAGCATTTTTATCTGGTACTCGCAGGAGGAAATGAAGGGAGCCCGCGCCAATCATGATTTGATATGGCTGCGGCTCATTGAGGATCAGGTGTTGTATGAAACCAGCCACCTTGTTAAACAGCGCTATCTGGGTGATCGGCCAAAGACCCTGGAGGTAGGCGACAAGTGCCCGGGCCGTATTGGCCAATGGGTGGGTTGGGAGATTGTGAACAGTTACATGAAGGCGCACCCTGAAACTACGCTGCAGCAATTGATGCAGTTAAGCAATGCCGACAAGTTGTTTAAAGAGTCGAAGTATAAACCGGTAAAAAAATAA
- a CDS encoding AMP-binding protein: MATSPLHHFLAWEASQPDAIFLRQPFNRQWKTWSYRQAGAEIRKIAGALEALPPKSKVAILSKNCAHWIMADLAIMMAGHISVPIYPTLSADAIRPILEHSESAAIVIGKLDDYKNQQAGIPASLMRISLEVYGHQEGKSWEKIIATGMPIKNPATPQPDDLMTIIYTSGTTGKPKGVMHTVGNFNIVLGIVKQILPQLPDGLRMFSYLPLSHVAERLGIELLGIYKGATISFAETLDTFAQDLKDTQPAIFFAVPRIWTKIQEKILAKIPQKKLDWLLSIPLISTLLKNKLKKELGLAKAIYICSGAAPLSVPIMNWFQTLGITIYQNYGMTEDCVLSHFNLIGQNRVGTVGKPLPGAETKISSEGELRIRSKALMKGYYKEPGLTAEVFDEEGYLKTGDMAEYDADGYLKITGRVKDQFKTDKGKYISPAPIELMLSKNTDIEQVCVVGMGVPQPMALVVLSASAKTKSKEAIIASLSQTIAEVNKKVEAYEKLETAVIMKTDWTVDNGLLTPTLKVKRNEVEKIHLPNYPKWFHQEGLVVWE, translated from the coding sequence ATGGCTACATCTCCGCTGCACCATTTTCTGGCTTGGGAAGCCTCCCAACCCGATGCCATTTTTCTACGGCAACCGTTTAACCGCCAATGGAAAACCTGGAGTTACCGGCAGGCCGGTGCAGAGATTCGGAAAATTGCGGGCGCCCTCGAAGCGCTTCCTCCAAAATCCAAAGTGGCCATCCTTTCTAAAAACTGTGCACACTGGATTATGGCCGACCTCGCCATTATGATGGCCGGACACATCTCCGTTCCTATTTACCCGACACTGAGTGCCGATGCCATCCGCCCGATACTGGAGCACAGCGAATCGGCCGCCATCGTTATCGGCAAGCTGGATGACTACAAAAATCAACAGGCCGGCATCCCGGCATCGCTTATGCGGATAAGCCTGGAGGTTTATGGACACCAGGAAGGAAAAAGCTGGGAGAAAATAATCGCAACCGGTATGCCCATAAAAAATCCGGCCACCCCGCAACCCGATGATCTGATGACTATCATCTACACCTCAGGCACTACAGGAAAACCAAAAGGAGTAATGCACACGGTCGGAAATTTCAACATCGTGCTGGGCATTGTAAAGCAAATTCTTCCGCAATTGCCTGACGGCCTGCGCATGTTTTCATACCTGCCGCTGAGCCATGTGGCCGAACGGCTGGGCATTGAACTGCTGGGCATTTATAAAGGAGCTACCATTTCATTTGCCGAGACGCTGGATACGTTTGCACAGGACCTTAAAGACACGCAACCGGCCATATTCTTTGCTGTGCCCCGGATATGGACCAAGATCCAGGAAAAAATTCTTGCCAAAATTCCGCAGAAAAAACTCGATTGGCTGCTTTCTATTCCGTTAATCAGCACGCTGCTGAAGAACAAATTGAAAAAAGAACTAGGCCTGGCCAAGGCTATTTACATCTGCTCGGGTGCGGCCCCGCTGTCCGTTCCGATCATGAACTGGTTTCAAACGCTTGGCATCACTATCTATCAGAACTACGGCATGACGGAAGATTGTGTGCTTTCGCACTTTAACCTTATCGGCCAAAACAGAGTGGGCACCGTAGGCAAACCCCTGCCGGGTGCTGAAACAAAAATTTCATCCGAAGGCGAGTTGCGCATCCGCAGCAAAGCCCTGATGAAAGGCTACTACAAAGAGCCGGGGCTTACAGCCGAAGTTTTTGATGAAGAAGGCTACCTGAAAACGGGCGACATGGCCGAGTATGATGCAGACGGTTACCTGAAAATTACCGGACGGGTAAAGGATCAATTCAAAACCGACAAAGGAAAATACATATCGCCAGCGCCCATCGAACTGATGCTTTCAAAAAACACCGATATTGAACAGGTGTGTGTTGTCGGCATGGGCGTGCCCCAGCCGATGGCACTTGTTGTACTTTCAGCTTCAGCGAAAACTAAAAGCAAGGAAGCTATAATTGCAAGCCTGAGTCAAACGATTGCCGAGGTGAATAAAAAAGTTGAAGCCTACGAAAAACTGGAAACAGCCGTGATCATGAAAACCGACTGGACAGTAGATAACGGATTGCTAACGCCCACGCTCAAGGTAAAACGAAATGAAGTAGAAAAGATTCACCTGCCTAACTATCCGAAGTGGTTCCACCAGGAAGGCCTGGTGGTGTGGGAGTGA
- a CDS encoding CBS domain-containing protein — MKKNTPVSTIMTKNVFTVQLDDKLADVHELVRKQHIRHVPVLHGKQLVGIISKTDLNRLTFSSLFAGEGDADEAVFEMLNISQVMSHKPRVVKETDSIKRVAEILSTEEFHALPVVDKKDESKLVGIVTTTDVIKFMLEELM; from the coding sequence ATGAAGAAGAACACGCCCGTAAGCACCATCATGACAAAAAATGTTTTCACAGTTCAGTTGGACGATAAACTGGCCGATGTGCACGAACTGGTGCGCAAACAGCACATCCGCCATGTGCCGGTATTGCATGGAAAACAGTTGGTGGGCATCATCAGCAAAACCGACCTGAACAGGCTTACCTTCAGCAGTTTGTTTGCCGGTGAAGGCGATGCGGATGAAGCGGTGTTCGAAATGCTAAACATCTCGCAGGTGATGTCGCACAAGCCGCGCGTAGTGAAAGAAACCGACAGTATTAAGCGGGTTGCCGAAATTCTCTCCACCGAGGAATTTCACGCCCTGCCTGTAGTAGATAAAAAAGACGAAAGCAAACTGGTGGGCATTGTTACCACCACCGATGTGATAAAGTTTATGCTGGAAGAACTGATGTAA
- a CDS encoding dienelactone hydrolase family protein, whose amino-acid sequence MKKIYLPAVILLCTIAALAQDGITICHTPATEKFALFASNKEFNMAHADPLPYTHQSQVGKMVTFKTASGPDANGYLLEAKKKTNNWIFVFQEWWGLNDHIKREAEQLYNALGNVNVLAIDMYDGKVTDKREEAGKLMGAFKQDRGNAIVQGALAYAGRNAKIGTVGWCFGGGQSLQAALTAGPQAAACVMYYGMPEENVDRLKTLNCDVLNIWPTQDQWINEAVMDKFEANMKAAGKNLTIKAYEADHAFANPSNPKHNKEFAEDAFKNTVEFFKARLK is encoded by the coding sequence ATGAAAAAAATTTATTTACCTGCAGTTATTTTGTTGTGCACCATTGCTGCCCTGGCCCAGGATGGCATCACCATTTGCCATACTCCGGCCACCGAGAAATTTGCGTTGTTTGCTTCAAACAAGGAATTCAATATGGCCCATGCTGATCCGCTGCCGTATACGCACCAAAGCCAGGTGGGCAAGATGGTCACGTTTAAAACCGCCAGCGGCCCCGATGCTAACGGCTACCTGCTGGAAGCAAAGAAAAAAACAAACAACTGGATTTTTGTTTTCCAGGAGTGGTGGGGCCTGAACGACCACATCAAACGCGAAGCGGAGCAACTTTATAATGCATTGGGTAATGTAAATGTACTGGCCATTGATATGTATGATGGCAAGGTTACCGACAAACGTGAAGAAGCCGGCAAGTTAATGGGAGCGTTTAAGCAAGATCGGGGTAACGCCATTGTGCAGGGCGCCCTGGCCTATGCCGGCAGAAATGCAAAAATCGGAACGGTAGGCTGGTGCTTTGGCGGAGGGCAGTCGCTGCAGGCTGCATTAACCGCAGGGCCCCAGGCGGCAGCATGTGTAATGTACTATGGCATGCCGGAAGAAAATGTGGACAGGCTTAAAACACTGAACTGCGATGTGCTTAACATCTGGCCTACGCAGGACCAGTGGATTAACGAAGCGGTGATGGATAAGTTCGAAGCGAATATGAAGGCAGCCGGAAAGAACCTGACGATAAAAGCCTATGAGGCCGACCACGCTTTTGCTAACCCCAGCAACCCGAAGCACAATAAAGAATTTGCTGAAGATGCTTTTAAAAATACGGTAGAGTTTTTTAAAGCACGGCTGAAGTAA
- a CDS encoding nucleotidyl transferase AbiEii/AbiGii toxin family protein: protein MSLSDLYKEITTQLEARGIPYMVSGSIALLAYSTARVTRDIDVVIELDAASLDLFCEIFKDNFFIHRPSIEEEVQRRGMFNVIDNRSGFKIDFVLKKNSPYRKTEFERRVRKKLFGHEAWIVSAEDLILSKLIWIQDIQSDRHLEDLRNLLENPVDHKYLRYWLMELQLNTFGVL, encoded by the coding sequence ATGAGTCTTTCAGATCTTTATAAAGAAATAACAACACAACTGGAAGCGCGTGGAATTCCGTATATGGTTTCGGGCAGCATTGCCCTGCTGGCGTACAGCACTGCCCGAGTAACCCGCGATATTGATGTAGTGATTGAACTGGATGCCGCTTCCCTCGATTTGTTTTGTGAAATATTCAAGGATAATTTTTTTATCCATCGGCCATCAATAGAAGAAGAAGTACAAAGGCGTGGAATGTTTAACGTTATTGATAACCGTTCCGGGTTTAAAATTGACTTCGTTCTTAAGAAGAACTCTCCGTACCGGAAGACAGAATTTGAAAGAAGGGTCAGAAAAAAGCTTTTCGGACATGAGGCCTGGATCGTTTCTGCGGAAGACCTGATTCTTTCTAAACTTATTTGGATTCAGGATATTCAGAGTGACCGCCACCTGGAAGATCTGCGAAATCTGCTGGAGAATCCGGTTGACCATAAGTATCTCCGGTACTGGTTAATGGAATTGCAACTTAATACCTTTGGGGTATTATGA
- a CDS encoding 2OG-Fe(II) oxygenase, whose amino-acid sequence MNLLFDSIATGLAEQEFAIADQFLSQNEVDAILGLPEFQSRETFKKAGISKQVQVKEEIRGDYIQWIDKTTAQEAAKVYLQRLDELIRYLNRNLFLSLKDYEVHFTFYPAGTFYKRHLDQFKQDDHRKLSVICYLNTDWKPEHGGELRMYLPGRTRDVLPVAGRLVCFRSDRIEHEVLPATRERLSITGWILDKEKFLL is encoded by the coding sequence ATGAATCTCCTCTTCGACAGTATTGCAACCGGTTTGGCCGAACAGGAATTTGCCATTGCCGACCAATTTTTAAGCCAAAATGAAGTGGATGCTATTCTAGGTCTGCCTGAGTTTCAATCGAGAGAAACATTTAAAAAAGCCGGCATCAGCAAACAGGTACAGGTAAAGGAGGAAATCCGGGGCGATTACATCCAATGGATTGATAAAACCACTGCGCAGGAAGCCGCAAAAGTTTACCTGCAGCGACTGGATGAACTAATCCGGTACCTTAACCGGAATCTTTTTCTGAGTCTTAAAGATTACGAAGTTCATTTTACTTTTTACCCGGCCGGTACGTTTTACAAACGCCACCTCGACCAGTTTAAGCAGGACGATCACAGGAAACTTTCGGTTATCTGCTACTTAAATACCGATTGGAAGCCTGAGCATGGAGGCGAATTGCGGATGTACCTGCCCGGCCGCACCCGCGATGTGTTGCCTGTTGCCGGCCGGCTTGTTTGTTTTCGCAGCGACCGTATTGAACACGAAGTGCTGCCGGCTACCCGTGAGCGGCTAAGCATAACCGGGTGGATATTGGATAAGGAAAAATTTCTGCTTTAA
- a CDS encoding LEA type 2 family protein — MKRKITNTPLVPPSRGYREVYLLLLLFFLFLASCSPKEKVELRRIKDVVVEVNTEPLLRANAVLYNPNKISMTLRKIDMEVFVDGKKAALIDQKLKTKVPAKAEFTVPLEVKLNLKELGFFDTVLAVLGGKKMKIRYKGSIRFTYKSVPVTIPVDYQDEIRVRI; from the coding sequence ATGAAGCGTAAAATCACCAACACCCCCCTTGTTCCCCCCTCGAGGGGGTATAGGGAAGTGTATCTATTACTATTATTATTCTTTCTTTTTCTTGCCTCCTGCAGCCCAAAGGAAAAAGTAGAGTTGCGCAGAATAAAAGATGTTGTTGTTGAAGTTAACACCGAGCCGCTGCTCCGGGCCAATGCGGTACTGTACAATCCCAACAAAATCAGCATGACGTTACGCAAAATTGATATGGAGGTTTTTGTAGATGGTAAGAAGGCGGCATTGATTGATCAGAAACTGAAAACAAAGGTTCCGGCAAAAGCTGAGTTTACCGTACCGCTTGAGGTAAAACTTAATCTGAAAGAATTAGGCTTTTTCGATACCGTATTGGCTGTGCTGGGCGGGAAGAAGATGAAAATCCGGTATAAAGGCTCTATCCGGTTTACCTACAAAAGTGTGCCGGTAACTATTCCAGTTGATTACCAGGATGAAATCCGGGTGCGTATCTGA
- a CDS encoding HAMP domain-containing histidine kinase, whose product MKDLPSDHSKQVELLLQKIEELTQSQRHLLTIASHDVKSPFNRMHALLQLLQMNVTNLTDEQRNYLEKMHIVIADGMAMIRNLIDYRNLEYQGLKLMPAPFSLREFIHTSLKAIDGVARKKQLTLIASTVDDCELHTDRHCLQRAFDNLLSNAIKFSFPGKSVHVQAAVSGNHALIEVADEARGFLPNERASLFKKFSRFSNRPTGGESSTGLGLYITQAMMQKIRGGVECQTTEGIGSVFRLTFPTRLPS is encoded by the coding sequence ATGAAAGATTTACCTTCAGACCATTCGAAACAGGTTGAATTGCTTCTTCAGAAAATTGAAGAACTTACTCAGAGTCAGCGCCACCTGCTCACCATCGCTTCACACGATGTAAAGTCGCCATTTAACCGCATGCATGCTTTGTTGCAACTGCTGCAAATGAATGTAACAAACTTAACCGATGAGCAGAGGAACTACCTCGAAAAAATGCACATCGTTATTGCCGATGGCATGGCCATGATCCGCAACCTGATTGATTACCGCAACCTGGAATATCAGGGCCTTAAACTGATGCCGGCCCCTTTTAGCCTTCGCGAATTTATCCATACCTCGCTAAAGGCAATTGATGGTGTGGCACGCAAGAAGCAACTTACACTTATAGCGAGCACGGTTGACGATTGCGAATTGCACACCGACCGTCACTGCCTGCAGCGTGCGTTTGATAATTTACTCTCCAATGCAATTAAATTTTCCTTTCCGGGAAAGTCGGTACATGTTCAGGCTGCTGTTTCCGGTAACCATGCCTTGATTGAAGTAGCTGATGAGGCGCGTGGATTTCTGCCCAATGAACGTGCTTCGCTGTTTAAAAAATTCAGCCGGTTTTCCAACCGCCCGACCGGAGGGGAAAGCAGTACAGGCCTTGGCCTGTACATTACGCAAGCCATGATGCAAAAAATAAGAGGAGGTGTGGAGTGTCAGACAACCGAAGGTATAGGCTCCGTGTTCCGGTTAACGTTTCCGACACGATTGCCGTCCTGA